The Arachis duranensis cultivar V14167 chromosome 2, aradu.V14167.gnm2.J7QH, whole genome shotgun sequence genome has a window encoding:
- the LOC127744731 gene encoding uncharacterized protein LOC127744731 gives MLLLVNIGAVLFIDNARWDGVPFLMKAGKALHTKRKRDYLEMRIQRYLGKGIAFLQYEELTKLEGELQSSVARVRKRQEKDSMLLVELILV, from the exons ATGTTGTTGTTGGTCAATATAGGGGCCGTGCTTTTCATTGACAATGCAAGATGGGATGGAGTTCCTTTTCTCATGAAAGCTGGCAAGGCTCTCCATACTAAACG AAAAAGAGACTACCTTGAGATGAGGATTCAGCGCTACCTTGGAAAAGGCATAGCTTTTCTCCAATACGAAGAATTGACTAAGCTTGAAGGAGAACTTCAAAGCTCTGTTGCAAGGGTTCGAAAGCGTcag GAAAAAGATTCTA TGCTTTTGGTTGAGCTGATTTTGGTTTAA
- the LOC107474801 gene encoding fatty acyl-CoA reductase 3-like has product MEIGSVLQFLQDKTILVVGATGFLAKIFLEKVLRVQPNIQKVFLLLRAADAQSATHRLNNEILGTDLFNLLKEKLGANLKSFISEKLTVFPGDICYEDMGLKDSILKEEICNQIDVIVNLAATTNFDERYDIALDLNVIGVKHIINFAKQCIKLKVLVHISTAYVCGERDGLILETPYHFNDVPGLDIDAEKKIIRDKLDGLQKQGATDNEIKMAMKDLGITRAKVYGWPNTYVFTKAIAEMLVEQMKETISVVILRPAIVTSTFKEPFPGWLEGERTIDSLGVAYGKGKLTCFLGNINGVVDVIPADMVVNAILVAMVAHAYHPSDAIYHVGSSVRNPVRYANLQDYAFGYFTAKPWINKDGTPVKVGQITVLTNMASFRGYMFIHYVFWLKGLELANIAFCRYFQRTHEELNRKIQIVMRLVELYRPYLFFNGIFDDMNTEKLRVAATQGGVETDLFCFDPKVISWDDYFMNTHFPGLVKYIFK; this is encoded by the exons atgGAGATTGGAAGTGTGCTCCAATTTCTTCAGGACAAGACCATTTTGGTTGTTGGAGCCACAGGCTTTCTAGCCAAaa TTTTTTTGGAGAAGGTATTGAGGGTTCAACCGAATATTCAGAAGGTTTTTCTTCTCTTGAGAGCCGCAGATGCCCAATCTGCCACTCATCGCTTGAACAATGAG ATCTTAGGGACGGACTTGTTTAATTTGCTAAAAGAAAAGCTAGGTGCAAATTTGAAGTCCTTTATATCTGAAAAGTTGACTGTGTTTCCTGGGGACATTTGTTATGAGGACATGGGTTTGAAGGATTCAATCCTAAAGGAAGAGATTTGCAACCAAATTGATGTTATTGTTAATTTGGCTGCAACCACTAACTTTGATGAAAG ATACGACATAGCGTTGGATCTAAATGTTATTGGAGTTAAGCATATTATTAACTTTGCAAAACAATGTATTAAGCTGAAAGTACTAGTCCACATATCAACAG CTTATGTCTGTGGTGAGAGAGATGGGCTCATATTAGAGACCCCATATCACTTCAATGATGTACCTGGATTAGACATCGATgctgaaaagaaaattatacgTGACAAGTTAGATGGCCTACAAAAGCAAGGAGCTACTGATAATGAAATCAAAATGGCCATGAAGGACTTAGGTATTACCAG GGCAAAGGTGTATGGTTGGCCAAATACGTACGTATTTACAAAAGCAATAGCTGAAATGCTTGTAGAACAAATGAAAGAAACTATTTCGGTTGTTATTTTGCGTCCTGCCATTGTTACAAGTACATTCAAAGAACCTTTTCCTGGCTGGCTTGAAGGTGAAAg AACAATTGATAGTTTAGGTGTTGCTTATGGGAAAGGAAAACTAACATGCTTCCTTGGAAACATCAATGGAGTTGTGGATGTG ATACCAGCAGACATGGTGGTGAATGCAATACTGGTGGCCATGGTGGCCCACGCATATCATCCAAGTGATGCCATATACCATGTGGGTTCTTCTGTTAGAAACCCTGTTAGATACGCTAATCTCCAAGATTATGCATTTGGGTATTTCACTGCAAAACCTTGGATAAACAAAGATGGAACACCTGTCAAGGTTGGCCAAATTACTGTCCTCACCAACATGGCTAGCTTCCGCGGATATATGTTCATTCACTACGTCTTTTGGTTGAAG GGACTCGAACTGGCCAATATAGCATTTTGCAGGTACTTCCAGCGAACACATGAAGAGCTGAATAGGAAGATCCAAATTGTGATGCGGTTGGTGGAGCTTTATAGGCCTTACTTGTTCTTCAATGGCAT ATTTGATGATATGAACACAGAGAAGCTGCGAGTGGCAGCAACACAAGGAGGGGTAGAGACAGATTTGTTTTGCTTCGATCCTAAAGTGATCAGTTGGGATGATTACTTTATGAACACTCATTTCCCAGGCCTCGTCAAGTACATTTTCAAGTGa